The following coding sequences are from one Helicoverpa armigera isolate CAAS_96S chromosome 2, ASM3070526v1, whole genome shotgun sequence window:
- the LOC110378302 gene encoding transmembrane protein 94 translates to MDDNNLHSLGYTTKTALLKLRDDIRNVIEEHRKKNPTGFGLVRNIISFSSEKVLLSGVAYTITLVYIVCLILTYLFGESVQAHAYLLWEAFFLFVILLVNFLVAFNEEYLYRNEIPHRIRKVLETLDEAIESSKWKENHYPHLCAPYSPCVILQWTYRDSTIVNLPWALLVEGDVIVLRPGQEVPGHCRGLQPEDPEQFFGQIFQPTTPQKDNFSTPRIRTPHRNKAYRMCETPYLKNLKLALEQATIRPVTVFEKQRYLCTVKIMEGIVLPLVISLVVIASFVRHVYHLPGITHWTEIYFLQTIAASLPLLQIVFPIAWVTLNCYGLARFKLLSETRQKYVRPKSCSISEDASDPLIQAMSESNLQPESLKSLGKTFFSILTGREDMVCRTANIVHVLGSLSALSCVDKKGILSWPNPTAEKVFFLRNSSPSSHNSSKTSLVGSMGHHSDEHVDTPIEGNKTVEPSTIVEVLDLTHDQNAPFCVEFDDQRWRQHLARLKPLGLAALLNTCAPAPRHTYAHFCAHLTCEAQYSEDLVPVTNRRCLCELAKQIGFTDAVTENYHVQECLAIFRQLQADTIRRETRFVRSLQLSTKVKVPLPHMLAVVVKDQANQLQMLTQGTADIILDSCVDYWNGRDLTPISPADRKKIIDFYQRNSLTAYCTAFAYKPLTRGISSSLSAMYLELPADSRQLYAPLSQHWADAPALHFHSTDSLLFNEVTDDDVKDAEGFFDMQCNQVFIGMVTMQYQAQSDMVELIERLERACIRFVHFSKENELRSRVFSEKMGLESGWNCHISLISEESASKSASPLSSQTLAQGKERGSRLNRHIDCDAAALGLYYSTNIATSKALSMSAPGAINLDHSTVKFDNEIKKARHSITTHTNLKFQRSSISTSHPSADSLLDEDEEGGSPADACRSLSCLTDSTDHSAPVNFDMSNRAKLPRGIENIRPHIEQVDNVPLLVSLFTDCTARSVQLMIQIMQDYGEVVCVMGSAANCLNMEIFMQADASIAVEPLYPVLCQKMPPYQVPESCIGPIDLARALNSVPCSLSMTRDADVSLFTLITMSRHYMTCLWNSTQFWICSVCFIALLQVGSLCAFVPLSLSVGGALWGGAVCVPALAAALAFAPLDPALMQRAATRPHLVLNAKMAVFVFWCYALKFLPAVLSILVLYAFTLRTFCEQLSQATNATACWIVYPINKGEFNVTHDLTLKSWHGWGDDFYDGFYLAQHITLALITSHLIVISLSFVHRQSSIWQKSFWANKVWSVTVVVLAVAQLCFSAIMLSSSYGFCAKWGVCGLRYFVPWPLGVGYSASLFLVFALNEFIKWQEIKADGRNQRRARLDFGTKLGMNSPF, encoded by the exons ATGGATGATAATAACTTACATTCTTTGGGATATACAACTAAAACAGCACTTTTGAAACTTCGTGATGATATACGTAATGTTATTGAAGAACATAGGAAGAAAAATCCAACCGG ATTTGGCTTGGTGCGGAATATTATTTCGTTTTCATCAGAGAAAGTGCTATTGTCAGGCGTCGCTTACACAATCACTCTAGTATACATTGTCTGCTTGATACTTACTTACCTCTTTGGTGAATCTGTACAAGCCCATGCCTATTTGTTATgggaagcattttttttatttgttatactGTTAGTAAACTTCTTGGTGGCTTTCAATGAAGAGTATTTATACAGGAATGAAATACCTCATAGGATAAGGAAAGTTTTAG AAACGTTGGATGAAGCCATAGAAAGTTCCAAATGGAAGGAGAATCACTATCCACATTTATGTGCTCCATATTCCCCTTGTGTGATCCTTCAGTGGACTTATCGCGATT CAACCATAGTGAACTTACCATGGGCACTGCTAGTGGAAGGGGATGTAATAGTGTTAAGACCTGGTCAGGAAGTACCGGGCCACTGCCGAGGGTTGCAGCCAGAAGACCCAGAACAGTTCTTTGGACAGATCTTCCAGCCTACCACacca CAAAAAGACAACTTTAGCACGCCGCGCATTCGCACCCCGCATCGTAACAAAGCGTACCGGATGTGCGAGACCCCTTACTTGAAGAACCTGAAGCTAGCGCTAGAACAGGCCACCATCAGGCCTGTCACTGTGTTTGAGAAACAAAGGTATTTG TGCACAGTAAAAATAATGGAAGGCATAGTCCTGCCGTTAGTAATATCTCTAGTCGTGATCGCAAGCTTCGTGCGTCACGTCTACCACCTGCCAGGGATCACGCACTGGACCGAGATCTACTTTCTGCAGACCATCGCCGCTTCGTTACCGTTGCTGCAGATTGTGTTCCCTATTGCTTGGGTGACCTTGAATTGCTATGGGTTGGCTAG ATTCAAACTTCTATCAGAAACTCGTCAGAAATACGTCCGTCCGAAATCGTGTTCGATATCAGAAGACGCAAGCGACCCACTCATACAAGCGATGAGTGAGTCCAACTTACAGCCGGAGAGCCTCAAGTCTTTGGGGAAGACATTCTTCAGCATACTCACTGGGAGAGAGGATATGGTCTGCAGAACTGCTAATATAGTGCACGTGTTGGGGTCTTTGTCG GCCTTGAGCTGCGTTGACAAGAAAGGCATCCTTTCCTGGCCCAACCCGACTGCTGAGAAGGTGTTCTTCCTGCGCAACTCGAGCCCCTCATCGCACAACTCCAGTAAGACCAGCCTGGTCGGCTCTATGGGTCATCATAGTGATGAGCACGTTGATACGCCCATAGAGGGGAACAAGACTGTTGAACCGTCTACTATTGTTGAG GTGCTTGACTTAACCCACGACCAAAACGCCCCATTCTGCGTGGAATTTGATGACCAGCGCTGGCGGCAGCACCTGGCCCGCCTCAAGCCGCTGGGGCTGGCCGCGCTGCTGAACACGTGCGCGCCCGCGCCGAGGCACACGTATGCGCACTTCTGCGCACATCTCACCTGTGAAGCGCAGTACAG TGAAGACCTAGTACCAGTGACGAACAGACGATGTCTGTGCGAGCTCGCCAAGCAGATAGGATTCACTGACGCGGTCACCGAGAACTATCACGTGCAAGAGTGCCTAGCTATATTTAGACAATTG CAAGCAGACACGATACGCCGCGAGACGCGTTTCGTTCGCTCGCTGCAACTCAGCACGAAGGTGAAAGTTCCTCTGCCTCATATGTTGGCTGTGGTCGTAAAAGATCAAGCCAACCAGCTGCAGATGCTTACACAG GGCACAGCCGACATTATCCTAGACTCTTGCGTGGACTATTGGAACGGACGGGATCTCACCCCGATCTCTCCCGCTGACCGAAAGAAAATTATTGACTTCTACCAAAGAAACTCCCTTACAGCATATTGTACCGCCTTCGCTTATAA GCCCCTAACCCGTGGCATCTCGTCTTCCCTATCGGCGATGTACTTAGAACTACCGGCGGACAGTAGACAACTGTACGCGCCTCTTTCACAACATTGGGCTGATGCTCCAGCACTGCACTTCCATTCAACAG ACTCATTGCTGTTCAATGAGGTGACTGATGACGATGTAAAGGACGCCGAAGGATTCTTCGATATGCAATGTAACCAg GTATTCATAGGCATGGTAACCATGCAGTACCAAGCTCAAAGCGACATGGTAGAACTAATAGAACGTCTAGAACGGGCCTGCATTCGCTTCGTTCACTTCAGCAAAGAGAACGAACTGAGATCCAGAGTGTTTAGCGAGAAAATGGGCTTAGAATCTGGCTGGAACTGCCATATATCGCTCATTAGTGAAGAGAGTGCCAG CAAGAGCGCGTCGCCATTGTCGTCACAGACGCTGGCGCAGGGCAAGGAGCGAGGCTCGAGACTCAATAGGCACATTGACTGTGATGCTGCCGCGCTCGGCTTGTATTATAG TACGAACATCGCGACATCAAAAGCCTTGTCTATGTCGGCACCGGGCGCCATCAACTTGGACCACAGCACCGTTAAGTTCGACAACGAGATCAAGAAGGCGAGGCATTCTATCACCACGCATACTAATTTGAAG TTCCAACGCAGCAGCATATCAACGAGCCACCCGTCAGCCGACTCGCTACTAGACGAGGACGAGGAGGGCGGGTCGCCGGCGGACGCGTGTCGCTCGCTCTCCTGCCTCACTGACTCCACCGACCACTCCGCGCCCGTCAACTTCGACATGAGCAACAGG GCGAAACTCCCCCGCGGCATCGAGAACATCCGTCCTCACATAGAGCAGGTGGACAACGTGCCGCTCCTCGTGTCACTATTCACGGACTGTACGGCTCGCTCCGTGCAGCTCATGATACAGATCATGCAGGATTACGGAGAAGTCGTGTGTGTGATGGGGTCGGCTGCTAACTGTTTGAACATGGAGATATTTATGCAGGCTGATGCCAG CATAGCAGTAGAGCCGTTATACCCAGTACTATGTCAGAAGATGCCGCCGTACCAAGTGCCGGAGTCCTGCATCGGGCCCATCGACCTGGCGAGAGCACTCAACTCAGTACCTTGTTCACTATCG ATGACGCGCGACGCGGACGTGTCGCTGTTCACGCTGATCACGATGTCGCGCCACTACATGACGTGTCTGTGGAACAGCACGCAGTTCTGGATATGTAGCGTGTGCTTCATCGCGCTGTTGCAG GTGGGGTCCCTGTGCGCGTTCGTGCCGCTGTCGCTGTCGGTGGGCGGAGCACTGTGGGGCGGCGCCGTGTGCGtgccggcgctggcggccgcgcTCGCCTTCGCGCCGCTCGACCCCGCGCTCATGCAGCGCGCCGCCACGAGGCCGCATCTCGTGCTCAATGCTAAG ATGGCGGTCTTCGTATTCTGGTGCTACGCATTAAAGTTTCTACCAGCGGTCCTATCAATACTAGTCCTATACGCGTTTACATTGCGCACTTTCTGCGAGCAATTGTCTCAAGCGACCAACGCCACCGCGTGTTGGATCGTCTACCCTATAAATAAGGGTGAATTTAATGTAACACATGACCTGACTTTGAAGAGTTGGCACGGGTGGGGAGACGACTTCTATGATGGGTTCTATTTGGCGCAGCATATCACGCTGGCGTTGATTACTTCGCATTTAA TCGTGATATCATTGTCATTTGTTCACCGACAATCTTCTATATGGCAGAAGAGCTTTTGGGCGAACAAAGTGTGGTCGGTCACTGTCGTCGTCTT AGCCGTAGCCCAGCTATGTTTCAGCGCCATAATGCTAAGCAGTAGCTATGGGTTCTGTGCCAAATGGGGGGTGTGTGGTCTCCGCTACTTCGTGCCGTGGCCGCTGGGGGTGGGGTACTCCGCCTCACTGTTCCTCGTGTTCGCGCTCAACGAGTTCATTAAGTGGCAGGAGATCAA AGCGGACGGGCGCAATCAAAGACGCGCTCGCCTGGATTTCGGCACTAAGTTGGGGATGAACTCGCCGTTCTAA
- the LOC135118475 gene encoding dual specificity mitogen-activated protein kinase kinase 6-like produces the protein MSRRKLPPPGFNFKPPEEQVVTPPRNLDKQTTITVDDKTFTVHADDLIKICDLGRGAYGIVEKMKHIPSDTTMAVKRITASFNSQSTELKRLLMDLDVSMRASACPYTVHFYGAMFREGDVWICMEVMDMSLDKFYMKVYHNNRTIPENILGKITFSVVSALHYLYSKLRVIHRDVKPSNILINRKGEVKMCDFGISGYLVDSVAKTIDAGCKPYMAPERIDPSGNPGQYDIRSDVWSLGISLIELATGKFPYNTWGTPFEQLKQVVKDDPPRLPSGQFSPEFEDLIVQSLQKDYKQRPNYDALLTHPFCLEHSQKEIDVASFVQQILDLPDES, from the exons ATGTCGAGGAGAAAACTGCCGCCGCCGGGCTTCAACTTCAAGCCCCCAGAAGAGCAGGTCGT AACCCCACCAAGGAATTTGGATAAGCAGACAACAATTACAGTTGACGACAAGACATTCACGGTCCACGCAGATGACCTGATAAAGATCTGTGACCTCGGCCGGGGAGCCTACGGCATTGTGGAGAAGATGAAGCATATTCCCAGTGATACTACAATGGCAGTCAAg agaATCACAGCATCATTCAACAGTCAGTCTACAGAACTGAAACGTCTGCTCATGGACCTGGATGTGTCCATGAGAGCCAGTGCCTGCCCATACACGGTGCATTTCTACGGTGCCATGTTCCGCGAGGGAGACGTCTGGATCTGCATGGAGGTCATGGACATGAGCCTCGACAAATTCTATATGAAAGTCTACCATAACAACCGCACCATACCTGAAAACATTCTTGGAAAGATCACATTTTCTGTGGTCAGTGCTTTACACTATTTATATTCTAAGCTCAGAGTCATTCATAGAGATGTGAAACCATCCAATATCCTGATCAATAGGAAAGGAGAGGTGAAGATGTGTGACTTTGGTATCTCTGGATATTTAGTGGATTCTGTTGCTAAGACTATTGACGCAGGGTGTAAACCTTACATGGCTCCCGAGAGGATCGACCCGAGCGGCAACCCGGGACAGTACGACATCCGCAGCGACGTGTGGTCGCTCGGCATATCCCTGATCGAGCTGGCGACGGGCAAGTTCCCCTACAACACGTGGGGCACGCCGTTTGAGCAGCTCAAACAAGTCGTCAAAGACGATCCCCCGAGACTGCCGAGCGGACAGTTCTCTCCAGAGTTCGAGGACCTCATAGTTCAAAGTCTTCAAAAAGATTACAAACAGAGACCGAACTACGACGCGCTGCTGACGCACCCCTTCTGCCTGGAGCACAGTCAGAAGGAGATAGACGTCGCGTCGTTCGTTCAACAAATATTAGACTTACCCGATGAATCCTAG
- the LOC135118474 gene encoding DNA excision repair protein ERCC-6-like → MVDINKYLESQLALAKQREVIKSKKDNVSQKSKAAAELISKKQSKQFGKQSPKETTKDAAVPTTSRSRSTTISSDKDSDHEYLPSDEDVDDDIININSGPSTSNTRTKQTLKKIVDDGDTALYNERLETWKANLAAAKASNYDGGTMTADVQYVLEGNTDPEELHELQNGLGVPNFIWRQLYKFQKIGVKWLWELHQVESGGLLGDEMGLGKTIQIIAFLAGLSKSDLGAWGGLGPTIIVAPATVIYQWVSHFHFWCPHLRVAVLHHTGSHAGNHNQLIRDLHTSHGILLITYAGIVKYTKDLTARKWHYIILDEGHKIRNPDTQVSKLVKKFQTPHKILITGSPMQNSLQELWSLFDFMRPGLLGTYNVFMDHFATPITQGGYANATEYQEATALEIAKALKNIITPYMLRRTKAEVQSHIKLPEKNEQVLFCALTQEQKDLYMGYLTGTTVRSILDKDNKYGDPIRARILVALCTLRKICNHPDLYLYEAHEECDEIDEERFGNYKRSGKMTVVNSLLKIWQKQGHRALIFSQSRGMLCLLEQYLQVQEFKYLRMDGSVNVGQRQNMIKTFNENPEYLVFLATTRVGGLGVNLTGADRVIIYDPDWNPATDDQAKERAWRIGQQRNVTVYRLLSAGTIEEKIYQRQIFKHFLSNKILIDPNQKNVLTTSTLQGLFTLEELNCDGDTETASLFKHTKINVDNNTKSKKSNDKTSSDVSFSKKKKIEAMRRMAREISRKISKDKVDKKVMKEEKDPREEYKKKREMLLNPPKVEVPEINLVDDQVTNVPFENILSELDIVNMHVKKDYEENLLKTVLNSQEKAAEDGEPGEGEEESLDNDKGVPDPQETFVNEKPIRERTPERDKPCIDKEIKKSKKRKHSPSPESKLENLVAVKKVKKKKHRRKEKEDNDDDYVLSKLFAKANVKSALQHDVVVGLAEKEKRHKIKEDAVKKAKDAIRAIRFSSK, encoded by the coding sequence ATGGttgatataaacaaatatttggaGAGCCAGCTAGCTCTTGCAAAACAAAGAGAAGTAATTAAAAGTAAGAAGGACAATGTTTCTCAAAAAAGCAAAGCTGCCGCTGAACTTATATCCAAGAAACAATCTAAGCAGTTTGGAAAGCAATCTCCTAAAGAAACGACCAAGGACGCTGCAGTACCCACCACTTCAAGGTCGCGATCAACGACTATTTCGTCAGACAAGGATTCAGATCATGAGTACTTACCCTCAGACGAAGACgttgatgatgatataattaaCATAAACTCAGGACCGTCTACCTCAAACACTAGAACTAAGCAAACCCTAAAGAAAATTGTGGACGATGGAGACACAGCTCTCTACAATGAGAGACTGGAAACTTGGAAGGCAAACTTAGCAGCAGCTAAAGCGAGTAATTACGATGGTGGAACTATGACAGCTGATGTACAATATGTGCTGGAGGGAAACACTGACCCTGAGGAACTTCATGAGTTGCAGAATGGCTTAGGtgtacccaattttatttggagacAGTTGTACAAATTTCAAAAGATTGGTGTTAAGTGGCTCTGGGAACTACATCAGGTAGAATCTGGGGGCTTGCTAGGAGATGAAATGGGTCTGGGTAAAACAATCCAGATAATTGCATTCCTAGCTGGCTTGTCTAAAAGTGACTTGGGTGCTTGGGGAGGCCTTGGGCCTACCATCATTGTGGCTCCGGCTACTGTTATTTACCAGTGGGTGTCTCATTTCCACTTTTGGTGTCCACATTTGAGAGTGGCGGTACTCCACCATACTGGTTCTCATGCAGGTAATCATAACCAACTGATTAGGGACCTGCATACATCTCATGGAATACTATTGATAACATATGCTGGCATTGTTAAGTACACAAAAGATCTGACTGCAAGGAAATGGCATTACATCATATTAGATGAAGGTCACAAGATCAGAAACCCTGACACCCAAGTCAGTAAGCTGGTAAAAAAGTTTCAAACTCCTCATAAGATACTTATTACAGGCTCTCCCATGCAAAACAGCCTGCAAGAACTGTGGTCATTGTTTGACTTCATGAGACCAGGACTACTGGGCACATACAATGTTTTTATGGATCATTTTGCTACACCCATCACCCAAGGAGGATATGCTAATGCCACAGAATATCAAGAAGCAACTGCTTTAGAAATAGcaaaagccttaaaaaatattattacaccTTACATGTTAAGACGCACAAAGGCTGAAGTTCAAAGTCATATAAAACTGCCGGAGAAGAATGAGCAAGTCTTGTTCTGTGCTTTAACTCAGGAACAAAAAGATCTTTATATGGGCTACCTCACTGGTACCACTGTTAGGAGTATTTTGGACAAAGATAACAAATATGGAGACCCTATAAGAGCAAGAATACTGGTTGCTCTGTGTACTTTAAGGAAGATTTGCAATCACCCTGACTTGTACCTGTACGAAGCTCATGAAGAGTGTGATGAGATTGACGAAGAAAGATTTGGCAACTACAAAAGATCTGGGAAAATGACTGTTGTTAATTCATTATTGAAAATTTGGCAGAAACAAGGTCATAGAGCCCTGATATTTTCTCAGTCAAGAGGTATGTTATGTTTACTAGAGCAGTATTTACAAGTTCAAGAATTTAAGTATTTAAGAATGGATGGCTCAGTAAATGTAGGTCAGAGGCAAAAcatgataaaaacatttaatgagAATCCTGAATATTTGGTGTTTCTTGCCACCACAAGAGTTGGAGGATTAGGAGTTAATCTAACAGGTGCTGATAGAGTTATCATTTATGATCCTGATTGGAACCCAGCTACTGATGACCAAGCTAAAGAAAGAGCCTGGAGAATAGGTCAGCAGAGAAATGTTACAGTTTACAGACTTCTGTCAGCTGGAACTATTGAAGAAAAGATATATCAAAGACAGATATTCAAACATTTTCTcagcaacaaaatattaattgacccCAACCAAAAGAATGTGTTAACCACTAGTACACTACAAGGATTATTCACTCTTGAAGAACTTAACTGTGATGGTGACACTGAAACTGCATCACTtttcaaacatacaaaaataaatgttgataaCAATACCAAAAGTAAGAAAAGTAATGATAAAACTTCTAGTGATGTCTCATTTTCAAAGAAGAAAAAGATAGAAGCTATGAGAAGGATGGCAAGAGAGATAAGTAGGAAGATTTCAAAAGATAAAGTAGATAAAAAGGTTATGAAAGAAGAGAAAGATCCCAGAGAAgaatacaaaaagaaaagagaaatgcTACTCAACCCACCTAAAGTCGAAGTACCTGAAATAAACTTAGTTGATGATCAAGTGACAAATGTtccttttgaaaacatattgtCAGAATTGGATATAGTAAATATGCATGTAAAGAAAGACTATGAAGAGAATTTGctgaaaacagttttaaatagTCAAGAAAAGGCAGCTGAAGATGGTGAGCCTGGTGAAGGAGAGGAAGAGAGTCTTGATAACGATAAAGGAGTTCCTGACCCTCAGGAAACATTTGTAAATGAAAAACCAATCAGAGAAAGAACACCTGAAAGAGATAAACCTTGCATTGATAAGGAAATAAAGAAATCTAAGAAAAGAAAACATTCCCCAAGTCCAGAATCTAAACTAGAAAATCTAGTGGCAGTTAAgaaagttaaaaagaaaaaacatagacGTAAGGAAAAagaggataatgatgatgattatgtgtTGAGTAAACTTTTTGCTAAAGCTAATGTTAAGAGCGCATTACAACATGATGTGGTTGTTGGGTTGGCTGAAAAAGAGAAAcggcataaaataaaagaagacgCAGTCAAGAAAGCGAAGGATGCTATTAGAGCTATCAGATTTTCTTCCAAATAA
- the LOC135118476 gene encoding protein penguin-like, with the protein MQKVKRKSNEDGVSPSKKKKVNFENTDSKPAQGENGKNNKFKKDFKKDGAKGPNTFGKPKFNKDGKGKPNFVKGDKGKPNFTKDGKGKPNFSKDGKGKPNFSKDQANGEKPKWSEMKKEKKELRLVRRKAKATAEVFEVSHKAKLLAAQIQRKVVKQDFRMNSCKELHCLLKGHYKSIALTHDLSRVIQVLLKYGPDDIKNEITEELLDLMVQMVQSKYGQHAVKRILKYGTEFIRHEVLKKFFGHIVSIATHAISAPVLDYAYGEFATKKEKCHMQQEFYGDIYKNTKDDKVKTISDTYKDSPEMKTAILQACKANIQKILDKNLHDGELFHSILYDYIRECSAEDRVELISTLSPLIVPLSNSLPGANAASICVWQGTNKDKKTILKVVKEHAVPLSKHKTGYRLLIAIFDSVDDTVLVKKAIVSTLASNLKDIAKDHWGNMTLHWLVKPKDSGAFHPSFIKFLEEGAKSGTSKKDAELRVSELREAILPALKKDIEEDPEFWLSSKTNMLLAVAVLSIESSKEILEALAKVICKPDWRITSDGKDSLAVEDAGIHMCLKKLATLDKDKDGNTLGEAISEHLEDETIKLWLPTNRGCFFLLKLIESNNAAIASALKKKIKPHINILKQQSSEGAKHLLQNVQKK; encoded by the exons ATGCagaaagttaaaagaaaatccAATGAAGATGGTGTTAGCCCATCAAAGAAGAAAAAGGTAAACTTTGAAAACACTGACAGCAAACCTGCGCAGGGCGAGAATGGAAAGAACAATAAGTTCAAGAAGGATTTTAAGAAGGATGGAGCAAAAGGCCCCAATACGTTTGGGAAGCCAAAATTTAACAAAGACGGCAAAGGGAAGCCTAATTTTGTAAAAGGTGATAAAGGTAAGCCTAATTTCACCAAAGATGGTAAAGGTAAGCCCAATTTCTCCAAAGATGGTAAGGGAAAGCCAAACTTTTCGAAAGACCAAGCTAATGGAGAGAAACCAAAATGGTCTGAAATGAAGAAAGAGAAGAAGGAATTGAGGCTTGTGAGGCGCAAGGCGAAGGCCACTGCTGAAGTGTTTGAAGTGTCACACAAGGCTAAGCTGTTGGCTGCACAGATTCAAAG GAAAGTAGTGAAGCAAGATTTCAGAATGAACTCTTGCAAGGAGCTGCACTGTTTACTGAAAGGGCATTACAAGTCCATAGCCCTCACACATGATCTAAGCCGAGTCATACAAGTGTTACTCAAATACGGACCAGATGACATTAAGAACGAAATTACAGAAGAATTATTAGACTTAATGGTACAAATGGTACAGTCCAAGTACGGACAGCATGCGGTCAAACGTATTCTGAAATATGGTACCGAGTTCATAAGACATGAAGTGTTGAAGAAGTTTTTCGGTCACATAGTGTCCATAGCTACTCATGCGATTAGTGCTCCTGTGTTGGATTATGCGTACGGAGAGTTTGCCACAAAGAAGGAGAAATGTCATATGCAGCAGGAGTTTTATGGAGATATTTATAAGAAT ACAAAAGATGACAAAGTGAAGACAATCAGTGACACATATAAGGACAGCCCTGAAATGAAGACTGCTATACTGCAGGCCTGTAAAGCCAACATACAGAAGATTCTGGACAAAAACTTACATGATGGaga ATTATTCCACTCAATCCTATATGACTACATACGCGAGTGCAGCGCTGAAGACCGCGTGGAGTTGATATCGACGCTCAGCCCTCTCATAGTGCCGCTCAGCAACTCGCTGCCGGGCGCCAACGCCGCGTCTATCTGTGTGTGGCAGGGCACTAATAAAGATAAGAAG ACTATCCTAAAAGTAGTAAAGGAGCATGCAGTACCTCTCAGCAAGCACAAGACTGGCTACCGCCTACTCATCGCCATATTTGACTCTGTTGACGACACAGTTCTTGTGAAGAAAGCTATTGTTTCTACTCTGGCTAGTAATCTGAAGGACATTGCTAAGGACCACTGGGGTAACATG acaTTACACTGGCTGGTAAAACCCAAAGACTCGGGGGCATTCCACCCCAGTTTCATAAAGTTCCTTGAAGAGGGGGCCAAAAGCGGTACCTCTAAGAAGGATGCAGAGCTTCGAGTGTCGGAGCTCAGAGAGGCAATCTTGCCTGCTTTGAAAAAGGATATAGAAGAGGATCCCGAGTTCTGGCTCAGTAGTAAAACTAATATGCTTTTGGCGGTCGCTGTGTTGTCGATAG AGTCAAGTAAGGAGATCCTAGAAGCCTTAGCTAAGGTTATTTGCAAACCTGATTGGCGCATTACCTCTGACGGCAAAGATTCACTGGCGGTAGAGGACGCCGGCATTCACATGTGCCTCAAGAAACTGGCAACACTGGATAAGGACAAGGATGGCAATACTTTGGGCGAAGCTATCTCTGAACACTTGGAGGATGAAACT ATTAAGCTGTGGTTGCCTACCAACAGAGGTTGCTTCTTCCTCCTAAAGTTAATCGAAAGCAATAATGCCGCCATTGCTAGTgctttgaaaaagaaaattaagccCCACATCAATATCCTGAAACAACAGTCTTCAGAAGGTGCAAAACATCTGTTACAAAATGTACagaagaaataa
- the LOC110378092 gene encoding thymidylate kinase, which yields MKRGALIVIEGVDRTGKSTQARTLVENLKNKNIQAEYTNFPARNTDVGKIINNYLQMKNDLSDEVIHLLFSANRWERAKNIIKKLEAGTTIIVDRYCYSGVAFSAAKGLDFNWCKSPDVGLPKPDKVFFLTMPVDSIKERNGFGNERYEVLNFQKKVSETYQKLKEDNWEVLDANRSIESIQEDLLQQSLNIINDVPEKPIGKLWKKE from the exons ATGAAACGTGGAGCACTAATAGTTATTGAGGGGGTGGATAGGACAGGAAAGTCGACTCAAGCCAGAACGCTTg TTGAGAATTTGAAAAACAAGAACATCCAGGCTGAGTACACAAATTTCCCGGCCAGAAACACAGATGttgggaaaattataaataattacttgCAAATGAAG aatgATTTATCAGATGAAGTAATCCACTTGTTGTTCTCAGCAAATAGATGGGAAAGAGCTAAGaatataattaagaaattagAAGCCGGCACCACAATCATTGTAGATAGATATTGCTACTCTGGGGTTGCATTCTCGGCCGCTAAAG GTTTAGATTTCAATTGGTGCAAGTCTCCTGATGTAGGTCTCCCGAAACCAGATAAAGTGTTCTTCCTCACAATGCCTGTTGACTCCATCAAAGAAAGAAATGGCTTTGGAAATGAAAG GTATGAGGTACTGAACTTCCAAAAGAAAGTATCTGAAACCTATCAGAAGTTAAAAGAAGACAACTGGGAAGTTTTAGATGCTAACAG gtCTATTGAGTCCATCCAAGAAGATTTGTTGCAGCAATCACTGAACATTATCAATGATGTGCCAGAGAAGCCTATAGGCAAGCTTTGGAAAAAGGAATGA